One genomic segment of Sminthopsis crassicaudata isolate SCR6 chromosome 2, ASM4859323v1, whole genome shotgun sequence includes these proteins:
- the SUPV3L1 gene encoding ATP-dependent RNA helicase SUPV3L1, mitochondrial isoform X2, whose protein sequence is MRMYSDGGGNLQHREEIIQFQLINDGQKQLRPEKEHWEANVNSEVRKILDKFYKRKEIQKLGTDYGLDARLFHQAFIGFRNFILQSQSLDVDIHITLNDIGFGAAHVDDLFPFFMRHAKQMFPMLACKDDLRKISDLRLPPNWYPEARSIQRKIVFHSGPTNSGKTYHAIQRYLAAKSGVYCGPLKLLAHEIFEKSNNAGVLCDLVTGEERVVTDPDGKPAAHVACTVEMCSVNSPYEVAVIDEIQMIKDPARGWAWTRALLGLCAKEIHLCGEAAAIDIVTELMYTTGEEVEVRNYKRLTPITVLDHALESLDNLRPGDCIVCFNKNDIYSVSRQIEARGLQSAVIYGSLPPGTKLAQAKKFNDPDDPCKILVATDAIGMGLNLSIKRIIFNSLIKPSINEKGEKEMEPISTSQALQISGRAGRFSSKFKEGEVTTMYSEDLKLLKDILNRPVEPIEAAGLHPTADQIEMFAYHLPDTTLANLIDIFVDFSQVDGQYFVCNMDDFKFSADLIQHIPLSLRVRYVFCTAPINKKQPFVCSSLLQFARQYSRNEPLTFSWLRRYARWPLQPPKNIKDLVELEAIHDVLDLYLWLSYRFVDMFPDAILVRELQKELDGIIQKGVHSITRLIRMSESQRMLNLNSFPAGKQGLPGAAKAASPDTAEAQVLEAAVVEGLASKSLASRLVRQGRLTPHMLKQLRKEWLKQQSEEEQDRPQDNGPTGRLRPRRRRDDPEAD, encoded by the exons atgaggatgtattctgatggaggtggaaatcttcaacatagagaagagataatccaattccaattgatcaatgatggacagaaacagctacgcccagagaaggaacactgggaagcgaatgtaaact ctgaagtcaggaagattctagACAAATTTTACAAGAGGAAAGAAATCCAGAAACTGGGCACGGATTATGGTCTGGATG CCCGACTCTTCCATCAGGCTTTCATCGGTTTTAGAAATTTTATCTTGCAGTCTCAGTCCTTGGATGTTGACATCCACATCACACTGAATGATATCGGCTTTGGTGCAG CTCACGTGGACGACCTTTTCCCGTTCTTTATGAGACATGCAAAGCAGATGTTCCCCATGCTGGCTTGTAAGGATGATCTCCGCAAAATCAGCGACTTACGCCTTCCGCCCAACTG GTACCCAGAAGCCAGGTCAATTCAGCGGAAGATAGTGTTCCATTCAGGCCCTACTAACAGTGGGAAAACTTACCACGCCATCCAGAGATACTTGGCTGCCAAGTCTGGAGTTTATTGTGGCCCTTTGAAGTTACTGGCCCATGAGATCTTCGAAAAGAGTAATAATGCT GGTGTGCTCTGTGACCTGGTAACGGGGGAAGAGCGAGTAGTCACAGACCCAGATGGAAAGCCGGCTGCCCACGTTGCTTGCACTGTTGAGATGTGCAGTGTCAACTCTCCCT ATGAAGTGGCCGTGATTGATGAGATCCAGATGATTAAGGATCCAGCTCGAGGATGGGCCTGGACCAGAGCGCTCCTGG gACTTTGTGCAAAAGAAATACATTTGTGTGGAGAAGCTGCTGCTATTGACATCGTGACAGAGCTGATGTACACCACGGGCGAGGAGGTGGAG GTTCGGAACTACAAGAGACTCACGCCCATCACCGTGTTGGATCATGCCCTGGAGTCCCTGGACAACCTCCGGCCCGGGGACTGCATCGTCTGTTTTAACAAAAATGACATTTACTCTGTGAGCCGGCAGATCGAGGCTCGGGGACTGCAGTCGGCTGTCATCTACGGCAGTCTGCCTCCTG GGACAAAACTTGCCCAAGCGAAAAAGTTTAATGATCCCGATGACCCGTGCAAAATCCTAGTGGCCACCGATGCCATTGGCATGGGGCTGAATTT GAgcataaaaagaattatttttaactcTCTCATAAAGCCCAGTATCAatgagaagggggagaaggaaatggagccAATCAGCACCTCGCAGGCTCTGCAGATCTCCGGTAGAGCCGGCAGATTCAGTTCCAAGTTTAAGGAAGGGGAGGTTACTACCATGTACTCAGAAGACTTGAAGTTGTTGAAGGATATTCTGAACAGGCCCGTGGAGCCGATAGAG GCAGCCGGCCTCCATCCTACTGCTGACCAGATCGAAATGTTTGCGTATCATCTTCCAGACACGACGCTCGCCAATTTAATT GATATCTTTGTGGACTTCTCTCAAGTGGATGGGCAGTATTTTGTCTGCAATATGGACGATTTCAAGTTCTCGGCAGACCTCATCCAGCACATCCCCCTGAGCCTGCGGGTGAGGTACGTGTTCTGCACGGCCCCCATCAACAAGAAGCAGCCATTTGTCTGCTCTTCCCTGTTGCAG TTTGCGAGGCAGTACAGTCGGAACGAGCCGCTGACGTTTTCCTGGCTGCGCCGGTACGCCAGGTGGCCCCTACAGCCTCCAAAAAACATCAAGGACCTTGTAGAGCTGGAAGCCATCCATGACGTTCTGGATCTGTACCTGTGGCTCAG CTACCGGTTCGTGGACATGTTCCCCGACGCCATCCTTGTCCGGGAGCTGCAGAAGGAGCTCGACGGCATCATCCAGAAGGGTGTTCACAGCATCACCAGACTGATCCGCATGTCTGAGTCCCAGCGCATGTTGAACTTGAACAGTTTCCCGGCAGGAAAGCAGGGCCTGCCCGGGGCCGCCAAGGCCGCCTCACCGGACACAGCGGAGGCCCAAGTCCTGGAGGCCGCCGTGGTGGAGGGCCTGGCCTCCAAGTCGCTGGCCTCGAGGCTGGTGCGGCAGGGGCGGCTGACCCCACACATGCTGAAGCAGCTGAGGAAGGAGTGGCTGAAGCAGCAGAGCGAGGAGGAGCAGGACAGGCCCCAGGACAACGGCCCCACGGGGAGGCTGAGGCCGAGGAGGAGGAGGGACGACCCCGAGGCCGACTAA
- the SUPV3L1 gene encoding ATP-dependent RNA helicase SUPV3L1, mitochondrial isoform X4, which translates to MRHAKQMFPMLACKDDLRKISDLRLPPNWYPEARSIQRKIVFHSGPTNSGKTYHAIQRYLAAKSGVYCGPLKLLAHEIFEKSNNAGVLCDLVTGEERVVTDPDGKPAAHVACTVEMCSVNSPYEVAVIDEIQMIKDPARGWAWTRALLGLCAKEIHLCGEAAAIDIVTELMYTTGEEVEVRNYKRLTPITVLDHALESLDNLRPGDCIVCFNKNDIYSVSRQIEARGLQSAVIYGSLPPGTKLAQAKKFNDPDDPCKILVATDAIGMGLNLSIKRIIFNSLIKPSINEKGEKEMEPISTSQALQISGRAGRFSSKFKEGEVTTMYSEDLKLLKDILNRPVEPIEAAGLHPTADQIEMFAYHLPDTTLANLIDIFVDFSQVDGQYFVCNMDDFKFSADLIQHIPLSLRVRYVFCTAPINKKQPFVCSSLLQFARQYSRNEPLTFSWLRRYARWPLQPPKNIKDLVELEAIHDVLDLYLWLSYRFVDMFPDAILVRELQKELDGIIQKGVHSITRLIRMSESQRMLNLNSFPAGKQGLPGAAKAASPDTAEAQVLEAAVVEGLASKSLASRLVRQGRLTPHMLKQLRKEWLKQQSEEEQDRPQDNGPTGRLRPRRRRDDPEAD; encoded by the exons ATGAGACATGCAAAGCAGATGTTCCCCATGCTGGCTTGTAAGGATGATCTCCGCAAAATCAGCGACTTACGCCTTCCGCCCAACTG GTACCCAGAAGCCAGGTCAATTCAGCGGAAGATAGTGTTCCATTCAGGCCCTACTAACAGTGGGAAAACTTACCACGCCATCCAGAGATACTTGGCTGCCAAGTCTGGAGTTTATTGTGGCCCTTTGAAGTTACTGGCCCATGAGATCTTCGAAAAGAGTAATAATGCT GGTGTGCTCTGTGACCTGGTAACGGGGGAAGAGCGAGTAGTCACAGACCCAGATGGAAAGCCGGCTGCCCACGTTGCTTGCACTGTTGAGATGTGCAGTGTCAACTCTCCCT ATGAAGTGGCCGTGATTGATGAGATCCAGATGATTAAGGATCCAGCTCGAGGATGGGCCTGGACCAGAGCGCTCCTGG gACTTTGTGCAAAAGAAATACATTTGTGTGGAGAAGCTGCTGCTATTGACATCGTGACAGAGCTGATGTACACCACGGGCGAGGAGGTGGAG GTTCGGAACTACAAGAGACTCACGCCCATCACCGTGTTGGATCATGCCCTGGAGTCCCTGGACAACCTCCGGCCCGGGGACTGCATCGTCTGTTTTAACAAAAATGACATTTACTCTGTGAGCCGGCAGATCGAGGCTCGGGGACTGCAGTCGGCTGTCATCTACGGCAGTCTGCCTCCTG GGACAAAACTTGCCCAAGCGAAAAAGTTTAATGATCCCGATGACCCGTGCAAAATCCTAGTGGCCACCGATGCCATTGGCATGGGGCTGAATTT GAgcataaaaagaattatttttaactcTCTCATAAAGCCCAGTATCAatgagaagggggagaaggaaatggagccAATCAGCACCTCGCAGGCTCTGCAGATCTCCGGTAGAGCCGGCAGATTCAGTTCCAAGTTTAAGGAAGGGGAGGTTACTACCATGTACTCAGAAGACTTGAAGTTGTTGAAGGATATTCTGAACAGGCCCGTGGAGCCGATAGAG GCAGCCGGCCTCCATCCTACTGCTGACCAGATCGAAATGTTTGCGTATCATCTTCCAGACACGACGCTCGCCAATTTAATT GATATCTTTGTGGACTTCTCTCAAGTGGATGGGCAGTATTTTGTCTGCAATATGGACGATTTCAAGTTCTCGGCAGACCTCATCCAGCACATCCCCCTGAGCCTGCGGGTGAGGTACGTGTTCTGCACGGCCCCCATCAACAAGAAGCAGCCATTTGTCTGCTCTTCCCTGTTGCAG TTTGCGAGGCAGTACAGTCGGAACGAGCCGCTGACGTTTTCCTGGCTGCGCCGGTACGCCAGGTGGCCCCTACAGCCTCCAAAAAACATCAAGGACCTTGTAGAGCTGGAAGCCATCCATGACGTTCTGGATCTGTACCTGTGGCTCAG CTACCGGTTCGTGGACATGTTCCCCGACGCCATCCTTGTCCGGGAGCTGCAGAAGGAGCTCGACGGCATCATCCAGAAGGGTGTTCACAGCATCACCAGACTGATCCGCATGTCTGAGTCCCAGCGCATGTTGAACTTGAACAGTTTCCCGGCAGGAAAGCAGGGCCTGCCCGGGGCCGCCAAGGCCGCCTCACCGGACACAGCGGAGGCCCAAGTCCTGGAGGCCGCCGTGGTGGAGGGCCTGGCCTCCAAGTCGCTGGCCTCGAGGCTGGTGCGGCAGGGGCGGCTGACCCCACACATGCTGAAGCAGCTGAGGAAGGAGTGGCTGAAGCAGCAGAGCGAGGAGGAGCAGGACAGGCCCCAGGACAACGGCCCCACGGGGAGGCTGAGGCCGAGGAGGAGGAGGGACGACCCCGAGGCCGACTAA
- the SUPV3L1 gene encoding ATP-dependent RNA helicase SUPV3L1, mitochondrial isoform X5: MRSSKRGVLCDLVTGEERVVTDPDGKPAAHVACTVEMCSVNSPYEVAVIDEIQMIKDPARGWAWTRALLGLCAKEIHLCGEAAAIDIVTELMYTTGEEVEVRNYKRLTPITVLDHALESLDNLRPGDCIVCFNKNDIYSVSRQIEARGLQSAVIYGSLPPGTKLAQAKKFNDPDDPCKILVATDAIGMGLNLSIKRIIFNSLIKPSINEKGEKEMEPISTSQALQISGRAGRFSSKFKEGEVTTMYSEDLKLLKDILNRPVEPIEAAGLHPTADQIEMFAYHLPDTTLANLIDIFVDFSQVDGQYFVCNMDDFKFSADLIQHIPLSLRVRYVFCTAPINKKQPFVCSSLLQFARQYSRNEPLTFSWLRRYARWPLQPPKNIKDLVELEAIHDVLDLYLWLSYRFVDMFPDAILVRELQKELDGIIQKGVHSITRLIRMSESQRMLNLNSFPAGKQGLPGAAKAASPDTAEAQVLEAAVVEGLASKSLASRLVRQGRLTPHMLKQLRKEWLKQQSEEEQDRPQDNGPTGRLRPRRRRDDPEAD, from the exons ATGAGATCTTCGAAAAGA GGTGTGCTCTGTGACCTGGTAACGGGGGAAGAGCGAGTAGTCACAGACCCAGATGGAAAGCCGGCTGCCCACGTTGCTTGCACTGTTGAGATGTGCAGTGTCAACTCTCCCT ATGAAGTGGCCGTGATTGATGAGATCCAGATGATTAAGGATCCAGCTCGAGGATGGGCCTGGACCAGAGCGCTCCTGG gACTTTGTGCAAAAGAAATACATTTGTGTGGAGAAGCTGCTGCTATTGACATCGTGACAGAGCTGATGTACACCACGGGCGAGGAGGTGGAG GTTCGGAACTACAAGAGACTCACGCCCATCACCGTGTTGGATCATGCCCTGGAGTCCCTGGACAACCTCCGGCCCGGGGACTGCATCGTCTGTTTTAACAAAAATGACATTTACTCTGTGAGCCGGCAGATCGAGGCTCGGGGACTGCAGTCGGCTGTCATCTACGGCAGTCTGCCTCCTG GGACAAAACTTGCCCAAGCGAAAAAGTTTAATGATCCCGATGACCCGTGCAAAATCCTAGTGGCCACCGATGCCATTGGCATGGGGCTGAATTT GAgcataaaaagaattatttttaactcTCTCATAAAGCCCAGTATCAatgagaagggggagaaggaaatggagccAATCAGCACCTCGCAGGCTCTGCAGATCTCCGGTAGAGCCGGCAGATTCAGTTCCAAGTTTAAGGAAGGGGAGGTTACTACCATGTACTCAGAAGACTTGAAGTTGTTGAAGGATATTCTGAACAGGCCCGTGGAGCCGATAGAG GCAGCCGGCCTCCATCCTACTGCTGACCAGATCGAAATGTTTGCGTATCATCTTCCAGACACGACGCTCGCCAATTTAATT GATATCTTTGTGGACTTCTCTCAAGTGGATGGGCAGTATTTTGTCTGCAATATGGACGATTTCAAGTTCTCGGCAGACCTCATCCAGCACATCCCCCTGAGCCTGCGGGTGAGGTACGTGTTCTGCACGGCCCCCATCAACAAGAAGCAGCCATTTGTCTGCTCTTCCCTGTTGCAG TTTGCGAGGCAGTACAGTCGGAACGAGCCGCTGACGTTTTCCTGGCTGCGCCGGTACGCCAGGTGGCCCCTACAGCCTCCAAAAAACATCAAGGACCTTGTAGAGCTGGAAGCCATCCATGACGTTCTGGATCTGTACCTGTGGCTCAG CTACCGGTTCGTGGACATGTTCCCCGACGCCATCCTTGTCCGGGAGCTGCAGAAGGAGCTCGACGGCATCATCCAGAAGGGTGTTCACAGCATCACCAGACTGATCCGCATGTCTGAGTCCCAGCGCATGTTGAACTTGAACAGTTTCCCGGCAGGAAAGCAGGGCCTGCCCGGGGCCGCCAAGGCCGCCTCACCGGACACAGCGGAGGCCCAAGTCCTGGAGGCCGCCGTGGTGGAGGGCCTGGCCTCCAAGTCGCTGGCCTCGAGGCTGGTGCGGCAGGGGCGGCTGACCCCACACATGCTGAAGCAGCTGAGGAAGGAGTGGCTGAAGCAGCAGAGCGAGGAGGAGCAGGACAGGCCCCAGGACAACGGCCCCACGGGGAGGCTGAGGCCGAGGAGGAGGAGGGACGACCCCGAGGCCGACTAA
- the SUPV3L1 gene encoding ATP-dependent RNA helicase SUPV3L1, mitochondrial isoform X1, with translation MSLPRYALTWARLPARVGSALRPGREPRPRALGRPAGVWSSSSSSSSSSSGGSKAPNTSLYIPLPVKPLGPSATGDVGAELTRPLNKAEVRKILDKFYKRKEIQKLGTDYGLDARLFHQAFIGFRNFILQSQSLDVDIHITLNDIGFGAAHVDDLFPFFMRHAKQMFPMLACKDDLRKISDLRLPPNWYPEARSIQRKIVFHSGPTNSGKTYHAIQRYLAAKSGVYCGPLKLLAHEIFEKSNNAGVLCDLVTGEERVVTDPDGKPAAHVACTVEMCSVNSPYEVAVIDEIQMIKDPARGWAWTRALLGLCAKEIHLCGEAAAIDIVTELMYTTGEEVEVRNYKRLTPITVLDHALESLDNLRPGDCIVCFNKNDIYSVSRQIEARGLQSAVIYGSLPPGTKLAQAKKFNDPDDPCKILVATDAIGMGLNLSIKRIIFNSLIKPSINEKGEKEMEPISTSQALQISGRAGRFSSKFKEGEVTTMYSEDLKLLKDILNRPVEPIEAAGLHPTADQIEMFAYHLPDTTLANLIDIFVDFSQVDGQYFVCNMDDFKFSADLIQHIPLSLRVRYVFCTAPINKKQPFVCSSLLQFARQYSRNEPLTFSWLRRYARWPLQPPKNIKDLVELEAIHDVLDLYLWLSYRFVDMFPDAILVRELQKELDGIIQKGVHSITRLIRMSESQRMLNLNSFPAGKQGLPGAAKAASPDTAEAQVLEAAVVEGLASKSLASRLVRQGRLTPHMLKQLRKEWLKQQSEEEQDRPQDNGPTGRLRPRRRRDDPEAD, from the exons ATGTCGCTGCCGCGGTACGCGCTGACTTGGGCCCGGCTCCCGGCCCGGGTGGGTTCCGCTCTGCGGCCGGGCCGGGAGCCGAGACCTCGGGCCTTGGGTCGGCCCGCTGGGGTCTGGTCCTCCTCGTCCTCTTCGTCTTCTTCGTCCTCGGGCGGCTCCAAGGCTCCGAACACGTCCCTCTACATTCCGCTGCCCGTGAAGCCGCTCGGACCCAGCGCCACGGGCGACGTGGGGGCCGAGCTCACGCGGCCGCTTAACAAAG ctgaagtcaggaagattctagACAAATTTTACAAGAGGAAAGAAATCCAGAAACTGGGCACGGATTATGGTCTGGATG CCCGACTCTTCCATCAGGCTTTCATCGGTTTTAGAAATTTTATCTTGCAGTCTCAGTCCTTGGATGTTGACATCCACATCACACTGAATGATATCGGCTTTGGTGCAG CTCACGTGGACGACCTTTTCCCGTTCTTTATGAGACATGCAAAGCAGATGTTCCCCATGCTGGCTTGTAAGGATGATCTCCGCAAAATCAGCGACTTACGCCTTCCGCCCAACTG GTACCCAGAAGCCAGGTCAATTCAGCGGAAGATAGTGTTCCATTCAGGCCCTACTAACAGTGGGAAAACTTACCACGCCATCCAGAGATACTTGGCTGCCAAGTCTGGAGTTTATTGTGGCCCTTTGAAGTTACTGGCCCATGAGATCTTCGAAAAGAGTAATAATGCT GGTGTGCTCTGTGACCTGGTAACGGGGGAAGAGCGAGTAGTCACAGACCCAGATGGAAAGCCGGCTGCCCACGTTGCTTGCACTGTTGAGATGTGCAGTGTCAACTCTCCCT ATGAAGTGGCCGTGATTGATGAGATCCAGATGATTAAGGATCCAGCTCGAGGATGGGCCTGGACCAGAGCGCTCCTGG gACTTTGTGCAAAAGAAATACATTTGTGTGGAGAAGCTGCTGCTATTGACATCGTGACAGAGCTGATGTACACCACGGGCGAGGAGGTGGAG GTTCGGAACTACAAGAGACTCACGCCCATCACCGTGTTGGATCATGCCCTGGAGTCCCTGGACAACCTCCGGCCCGGGGACTGCATCGTCTGTTTTAACAAAAATGACATTTACTCTGTGAGCCGGCAGATCGAGGCTCGGGGACTGCAGTCGGCTGTCATCTACGGCAGTCTGCCTCCTG GGACAAAACTTGCCCAAGCGAAAAAGTTTAATGATCCCGATGACCCGTGCAAAATCCTAGTGGCCACCGATGCCATTGGCATGGGGCTGAATTT GAgcataaaaagaattatttttaactcTCTCATAAAGCCCAGTATCAatgagaagggggagaaggaaatggagccAATCAGCACCTCGCAGGCTCTGCAGATCTCCGGTAGAGCCGGCAGATTCAGTTCCAAGTTTAAGGAAGGGGAGGTTACTACCATGTACTCAGAAGACTTGAAGTTGTTGAAGGATATTCTGAACAGGCCCGTGGAGCCGATAGAG GCAGCCGGCCTCCATCCTACTGCTGACCAGATCGAAATGTTTGCGTATCATCTTCCAGACACGACGCTCGCCAATTTAATT GATATCTTTGTGGACTTCTCTCAAGTGGATGGGCAGTATTTTGTCTGCAATATGGACGATTTCAAGTTCTCGGCAGACCTCATCCAGCACATCCCCCTGAGCCTGCGGGTGAGGTACGTGTTCTGCACGGCCCCCATCAACAAGAAGCAGCCATTTGTCTGCTCTTCCCTGTTGCAG TTTGCGAGGCAGTACAGTCGGAACGAGCCGCTGACGTTTTCCTGGCTGCGCCGGTACGCCAGGTGGCCCCTACAGCCTCCAAAAAACATCAAGGACCTTGTAGAGCTGGAAGCCATCCATGACGTTCTGGATCTGTACCTGTGGCTCAG CTACCGGTTCGTGGACATGTTCCCCGACGCCATCCTTGTCCGGGAGCTGCAGAAGGAGCTCGACGGCATCATCCAGAAGGGTGTTCACAGCATCACCAGACTGATCCGCATGTCTGAGTCCCAGCGCATGTTGAACTTGAACAGTTTCCCGGCAGGAAAGCAGGGCCTGCCCGGGGCCGCCAAGGCCGCCTCACCGGACACAGCGGAGGCCCAAGTCCTGGAGGCCGCCGTGGTGGAGGGCCTGGCCTCCAAGTCGCTGGCCTCGAGGCTGGTGCGGCAGGGGCGGCTGACCCCACACATGCTGAAGCAGCTGAGGAAGGAGTGGCTGAAGCAGCAGAGCGAGGAGGAGCAGGACAGGCCCCAGGACAACGGCCCCACGGGGAGGCTGAGGCCGAGGAGGAGGAGGGACGACCCCGAGGCCGACTAA
- the SUPV3L1 gene encoding ATP-dependent RNA helicase SUPV3L1, mitochondrial isoform X3: protein MSLPRYALTWARLPARVGSALRPGREPRPRALGRPAGVWSSSSSSSSSSSGGSKAPNTSLYIPLPVKPLGPSATGDVGAELTRPLNKAEVRKILDKFYKRKEIQKLGTDYGLDARLFHQAFIGFRNFILQSQSLDVDIHITLNDIGFGAAHVDDLFPFFMRHAKQMFPMLACKDDLRKISDLRLPPNWYPEARSIQRKIVFHSGPTNSGKTYHAIQRYLAAKSGVYCGPLKLLAHEIFEKSNNAGVLCDLVTGEERVVTDPDGKPAAHVACTVEMCSVNSPYEVAVIDEIQMIKDPARGWAWTRALLGLCAKEIHLCGEAAAIDIVTELMYTTGEEVEVRNYKRLTPITVLDHALESLDNLRPGDCIVCFNKNDIYSVSRQIEARGLQSAVIYGSLPPGTKLAQAKKFNDPDDPCKILVATDAIGMGLNLSIKRIIFNSLIKPSINEKGEKEMEPISTSQALQISGRAGRFSSKFKEGEVTTMYSEDLKLLKDILNRPVEPIEAAGLHPTADQIEMFAYHLPDTTLANLIDIFVDFSQVDGQYFVCNMDDFKFSADLIQHIPLSLRVRYVFCTAPINKKQPFVCSSLLQFARQYSRNEPLTFSWLRRYARWPLQPPKNIKDLVELEAIHDVLDLYLWLR, encoded by the exons ATGTCGCTGCCGCGGTACGCGCTGACTTGGGCCCGGCTCCCGGCCCGGGTGGGTTCCGCTCTGCGGCCGGGCCGGGAGCCGAGACCTCGGGCCTTGGGTCGGCCCGCTGGGGTCTGGTCCTCCTCGTCCTCTTCGTCTTCTTCGTCCTCGGGCGGCTCCAAGGCTCCGAACACGTCCCTCTACATTCCGCTGCCCGTGAAGCCGCTCGGACCCAGCGCCACGGGCGACGTGGGGGCCGAGCTCACGCGGCCGCTTAACAAAG ctgaagtcaggaagattctagACAAATTTTACAAGAGGAAAGAAATCCAGAAACTGGGCACGGATTATGGTCTGGATG CCCGACTCTTCCATCAGGCTTTCATCGGTTTTAGAAATTTTATCTTGCAGTCTCAGTCCTTGGATGTTGACATCCACATCACACTGAATGATATCGGCTTTGGTGCAG CTCACGTGGACGACCTTTTCCCGTTCTTTATGAGACATGCAAAGCAGATGTTCCCCATGCTGGCTTGTAAGGATGATCTCCGCAAAATCAGCGACTTACGCCTTCCGCCCAACTG GTACCCAGAAGCCAGGTCAATTCAGCGGAAGATAGTGTTCCATTCAGGCCCTACTAACAGTGGGAAAACTTACCACGCCATCCAGAGATACTTGGCTGCCAAGTCTGGAGTTTATTGTGGCCCTTTGAAGTTACTGGCCCATGAGATCTTCGAAAAGAGTAATAATGCT GGTGTGCTCTGTGACCTGGTAACGGGGGAAGAGCGAGTAGTCACAGACCCAGATGGAAAGCCGGCTGCCCACGTTGCTTGCACTGTTGAGATGTGCAGTGTCAACTCTCCCT ATGAAGTGGCCGTGATTGATGAGATCCAGATGATTAAGGATCCAGCTCGAGGATGGGCCTGGACCAGAGCGCTCCTGG gACTTTGTGCAAAAGAAATACATTTGTGTGGAGAAGCTGCTGCTATTGACATCGTGACAGAGCTGATGTACACCACGGGCGAGGAGGTGGAG GTTCGGAACTACAAGAGACTCACGCCCATCACCGTGTTGGATCATGCCCTGGAGTCCCTGGACAACCTCCGGCCCGGGGACTGCATCGTCTGTTTTAACAAAAATGACATTTACTCTGTGAGCCGGCAGATCGAGGCTCGGGGACTGCAGTCGGCTGTCATCTACGGCAGTCTGCCTCCTG GGACAAAACTTGCCCAAGCGAAAAAGTTTAATGATCCCGATGACCCGTGCAAAATCCTAGTGGCCACCGATGCCATTGGCATGGGGCTGAATTT GAgcataaaaagaattatttttaactcTCTCATAAAGCCCAGTATCAatgagaagggggagaaggaaatggagccAATCAGCACCTCGCAGGCTCTGCAGATCTCCGGTAGAGCCGGCAGATTCAGTTCCAAGTTTAAGGAAGGGGAGGTTACTACCATGTACTCAGAAGACTTGAAGTTGTTGAAGGATATTCTGAACAGGCCCGTGGAGCCGATAGAG GCAGCCGGCCTCCATCCTACTGCTGACCAGATCGAAATGTTTGCGTATCATCTTCCAGACACGACGCTCGCCAATTTAATT GATATCTTTGTGGACTTCTCTCAAGTGGATGGGCAGTATTTTGTCTGCAATATGGACGATTTCAAGTTCTCGGCAGACCTCATCCAGCACATCCCCCTGAGCCTGCGGGTGAGGTACGTGTTCTGCACGGCCCCCATCAACAAGAAGCAGCCATTTGTCTGCTCTTCCCTGTTGCAG TTTGCGAGGCAGTACAGTCGGAACGAGCCGCTGACGTTTTCCTGGCTGCGCCGGTACGCCAGGTGGCCCCTACAGCCTCCAAAAAACATCAAGGACCTTGTAGAGCTGGAAGCCATCCATGACGTTCTGGATCTGTACCTGTGGCTCAGGTAA